The following are from one region of the candidate division WOR-3 bacterium genome:
- the hcp gene encoding hydroxylamine reductase, whose product MSMFCYQCQETAKNTACTARGICGKQEKTSNLQDLLIFVLQGIGCYAEKIVPVERKAGVFVCKALFSAITNANFDDDKIRDLIRQAIKTRDELGKKAGKLDETFDCAQWEGNSDDEFDDKAKSVGILSLSDDENIRSLKSVILYGLKGIAAYTEHAAVLDYFDDDIFKFMFEALASLRKNHTAEELLTLVMKTGETAVKAMALLDRANTSVYGHPEATAVDIGAGDNPGILISGHDLKDMDELLKQTQGTGVDVYTHGEMLPANYYPAFKKYSHFKGNYGGSWWKQDKEFETFNGPILMTTNCIIPVKDSYRDRIFTTGMAGYPGVKHIEDRKEGGQKDFSTIIELAKKCSPPKEIEKGKITGGFAHNQVEALAEKIAEAVKTGAVKKFVVMAGCDGRHPSRKYYTEVAELLPKDAIILTAGCAKYRYNKLGLGEINGIPRVLDAGQCNDSYSLALTALKLKEIFGLKDVNELPIAFDIAWYEQKAVAVLLALLDLGFKNIILGPTLPAFVSRETVNILSEKFALKGITEAKKDVEMMS is encoded by the coding sequence ATGTCAATGTTCTGCTACCAGTGCCAGGAAACGGCAAAAAACACGGCTTGTACCGCCAGAGGAATTTGCGGGAAGCAGGAAAAAACTTCAAATCTTCAGGATCTTTTGATTTTCGTTCTTCAGGGTATTGGTTGTTACGCCGAAAAAATTGTTCCCGTTGAAAGAAAAGCGGGAGTTTTTGTCTGCAAGGCTCTTTTTTCGGCAATAACGAACGCAAATTTTGACGACGATAAAATTAGAGATTTGATAAGACAGGCCATAAAAACAAGAGATGAATTGGGAAAAAAAGCGGGAAAATTGGACGAAACATTTGACTGCGCTCAATGGGAAGGAAACTCGGATGACGAATTTGATGACAAAGCAAAGAGCGTCGGAATTCTCAGTCTGAGCGATGACGAAAACATAAGGTCGTTAAAATCCGTCATACTCTACGGATTGAAGGGAATCGCCGCGTATACCGAACACGCTGCTGTTTTAGATTATTTTGACGATGACATTTTTAAATTCATGTTTGAAGCTCTCGCTTCGCTTAGGAAAAATCACACGGCGGAAGAATTACTGACATTAGTAATGAAGACAGGCGAAACAGCCGTAAAGGCGATGGCTCTTCTCGACAGGGCCAACACTTCTGTCTACGGTCATCCGGAAGCGACCGCTGTGGACATTGGCGCAGGCGACAACCCCGGAATTCTCATTTCCGGACACGACCTTAAGGACATGGACGAACTTTTGAAACAGACCCAGGGGACCGGTGTCGATGTATATACACACGGAGAAATGCTTCCGGCCAACTATTATCCGGCGTTTAAAAAATATTCACACTTCAAAGGAAATTACGGCGGGTCCTGGTGGAAACAGGACAAGGAGTTCGAAACATTCAACGGTCCGATCCTGATGACTACAAACTGCATTATTCCGGTAAAAGATTCTTACAGAGACAGAATTTTTACAACAGGTATGGCCGGTTATCCGGGTGTCAAACATATTGAAGACAGAAAAGAAGGCGGACAAAAAGATTTTTCAACCATCATAGAGCTCGCCAAAAAATGTTCTCCTCCAAAAGAAATAGAAAAAGGAAAGATAACAGGCGGATTCGCCCACAATCAGGTGGAAGCGCTGGCAGAGAAAATAGCGGAAGCCGTTAAAACAGGCGCCGTAAAGAAATTCGTGGTCATGGCAGGTTGTGACGGGAGGCATCCGTCGAGGAAATATTACACGGAAGTCGCCGAGCTTTTGCCAAAAGATGCCATTATTTTGACTGCAGGATGCGCGAAGTACAGGTACAACAAGCTGGGGCTTGGTGAAATTAACGGAATTCCCCGGGTTTTGGACGCAGGTCAATGCAACGATTCATACTCTTTGGCACTCACTGCACTCAAGCTTAAAGAAATTTTTGGACTAAAAGACGTAAACGAACTGCCTATAGCTTTCGACATTGCGTGGTACGAACAGAAAGCCGTCGCCGTCCTTCTCGCTCTTCTTGATCTGGGATTTAAAAATATTATTTTGGGACCGACACTGCCGGCTTTTGTTTCGCGTGAAACGGTAAATATTCTGTCTGAGAAATTTGCTTTAAAAGGCATAACCGAAGCGAAAAAGGATGTTGAAATGATGTCTTAA